In Runella sp. SP2, the genomic window TCTTGGAACTTTCGAGAGGTTTTTTTTGAAAATTTCTGCTTCGCTCAAATCCAAAAAAGGTAGTTCTGCGTAGATACATACAGTTTAGAAATAAATGTACAACCCAACTTGCAAAACTAACTTAAATCATGACTTATCCACCAAAATCACGTCTCCTCCTTTCGGCAATGGCAGCACTCATTGCGGTCTTTGTTTTCAACGCCTGCCAAGACCACCGCATGGCTCCCAATCCTCAAACTTTACCCGATGCACCTTTTTACGCTTTGACTTCATCTAATCAGCTTTTAGCCCTCAATGTACGGGCAACCAACGCTCCTACTGCGACTGTCAGTATCACTGGCTTGATGCAAGGGGAACGTATTTTAGCCATTGATTTTCGTCCAGCTACGGGTCAGCTGTACGGTGTCAGCGACGGTAGCCGCATTTATGTTATCAACCAAATGACAGGCATGGCGCGTGCCATCGGTAGCGCTCCATTTACTCCTGCACTCAGTGGTTCAATGATAGCGTTAGATTTCAACCCTACTGTTGACCGCATTCGTCTTGTCACTGAAACGGGCCAAAACCTTCGTCTTCACCCAGAAACAGGTGCTACAGTGGCGGTAGATGGCAACATCAACGGCGTAGCAGGTGCAATGGTTGCAGCGGGTGCTTATACCAACAACAAAGCAGGCGTAACAACAACCGTTTTGTATGACATTGACCCTGCATCCGACCGCCTTTATCGCCAAGACCCTCCTAACAATGGTACTTTAGCGGAAGTAGGTTCATTGGGCTTAAACATTACAGCAGTGGGTGGATTTGACATTGCCCCCGACGGAAACGCCATTGCTTCGGTGACTTTTGGTGGAAACACTGAATTACAGCAGGTCAATTTGATGACAGGACGTATGCAGAAATTAGGCGACTTACCTAGCAACGTTATCGGTATTGCGATTCCGACAGAGCCGACAGCTTACGCAGTTGACAATACGAATAACCTCCACATTTTCAACCCAATGAACCCAATGCCTATCACGAAAGCCATCACAGGTTTACAGTCGGGTGAAATGGTTTTGGGAATTGATTTCCGTCCTGCCAATGGTCAATTGTACGCTTTAGGAAGCACTAGCCGCCTCTATACTATTAACACATCAAACGGCGCCGCCACGGCTGTTGGTGCAGGGCCATTTGCTTCTACTTTGTCGGGTACAGATTTTGGGTTTGACTTTAACCCAACTGTTGACCGCATTCGGGTCGTGAGCAATACGGGTCAAAACCTTCGTTTACACCCCGATACTGGCGTGACTGTGGCAGTCGATGGAAATATCAACCCAGGTACGCCTAGTGTAACGGCTTCTGCTTACACCAACAACTTTGCAACTGCCTCTACGACTACCTTGTACAACATTGAAACTACGGGTGGAAACGCCATGCTTTATACCCAAATCCCACCAAACAACGGTACTCTTGTTCCAGTAGGTTCGCTTGGTATCCAAGCCGAAAGTGGAAATGGTTTTGACATTGGTGGCATGAGTGGCATGGCTTACGCGTTACTCCGTTCGGGTGGTACTACACGCGTTTATGCTATCAACCTAACGACAGGTGCAGCAACGGGTGGTGCAGCAATCCCTGGCAATCCAATGCTAAAAGGCATGGCCCTTGGACTAGGATTTTAACACTTTTTAATAACAGTTTTTTTACACCTAGGCGTCGGAGGGTTTTCTCCGACGCCTAGGTGTTTTATTAAAACACTGCATTCATATTATCCAATAAAGTATTTTTTCGTTATTTTTGCGGCGATTTCAAATCGTTTTCTATGCAATTTACAAGTTGGCTCGACTTCGGCGGTTCTCCTATTTTTTGGTGGTTGATTGGTCATATTACTTTTGGATACCTAACTCTTTGGCTTTTACTCCGAAAAACACCCATCCCTGAGTTATTATTTTGGGTAATTTGCTTTGTTGTATCAGGCTTCATGCGTTTACCAGCCCTTCTTTTTAACCTTCCTCTCAACCCCGACGAAAGTCAAATGTTAGCCCAAGGGCTAACCCTAACTGTTGACCCTTTGGTCTATCGTTCTGTTGACCCTACTACTAGTGGCCCTATCAATTCTTACCTTTTATCACTAATACATTTACTTGGATTTCAGTTAGACTTTCGTGTTACGCACATTTTAAGTTGGCTTATTACCCTTACCTCTATCTATTTTTTATACAAAGCTCTCAGGTATATATTCCCAAAATATATTTCACAAGTTGCGATTATTCCGACTGTAGCCTTCTTTAATTTTACCCAAAATCCCGATTATATAAACTATTACAGCGAAGGGATTGCGAATATTTTGTTGAGTTATGGTATTTGTCAGATTGCCCGCTGGACTAATTACAAAAAAATTACTTACCCTGAATTAGTTGGGTTTGGTATAGCCTTGGCACTTATTGTTTTGTGCAAAATGCAAGCTTTACCGCTGGCCTTCGTGCTTGGCGTTTGGGGTTTGGGGCTGCTTTACATGTTCCAACAAAACAAATGGTTGGCTTATGCTTCTGTGCTCTCAATGAGTGTCATTAGCGTTTGGGGTAGTTGGCTTTTGTATATGTATCTCAATGGTCTATTAAATGACTTTTTTCTCTATTATATCACAGCTAATGCACAACTAAAAATGCACTTTTCTGACAAGTCTTATCGAAGTGCATGGTATTTATTCATTCGTTTCCCTAAAATAATCTTTAAACGTGGCATCGACCTTAACTATTGGTTTTTTCCATTTTTAGCGCTTGGCGTCGCATTCATTGCTACTCATTTCTCAAAAACTGCTATAAAAAAAATGATACTGAAGAACAACTACTTTTGGGTAGGTCTGACAGCTTACTTTGCTATGGTAGTGGCAGTTATCATTCGTACGGGCAGCTTTTTCCCTCATCATTTTTTATATTTTTTATTGCCATGTAGCCTATTTACTGGCTTTTTTATCCATCAACTTAGCGCTTTTTCGTCCCATTGGAGATGGCTTTCCCTATCTACTCAGTTAATATTTATGCTCATTGGGCTATTACATATTGTTAACAATGAAGATATTAACATGTACAAAACGGCTCATTCTCGACAAAAGGAAATGAGTAACATAAGCAAAGCTATTCTTACGTTTGCCAAACCTGGCGACTATTTAGCGGTGTGGGGATGGTCTTGTGAATACTATGTTGAAACCCAAATGCCCCAAGGTATCAACGAAAACCACTCAGTCAGAGCGGCTATGCAGCACCCTTTACAAAAAGCGTACTATGACAGGTATATACGAGATTTACAACGAACCCGCCCCAAAGTTTTTGTAGATGCCATGACATCTCGTACCCGCTGGATGCGTGACCCCAAAAAATATGGTCATCAAAACTATCCCGAATTGGCCAAATTTGTAGCCGACAATTATGTTTTCAAAGCAGAAATAGATAGCGTTAAAATATACGTTGCTCGTTAGAGTAGCCTGTTCAATAATCCACCATTATTCTTAATTTATTACTCACTTATTATGAATCTTCTGGAGGTTCAGTTTAGTGCTAATCCATTTGTTTTCCAACTTGTTGGTCACCTGCTCATTGCGGCATTTAGTGTTTGGGTTTTGCTTCGAAAACGTCCACTTACGGATGGGGTTTTTATTGTCATTTTGGTGGCGCTTACCGCCTACATGCGACTTCCAGCCTTTCTATTCAACCATGAGCTCGACCCTGACGAAAGCCAAATGCTGGCCCAAGGTCTAACACTTTCCATCAACCCTGTCGTATATCGTTCCATCGACCCTACCACGGGCGGGCCGCTGACCAGTTATTTATTGAGTGGATTTGCCCATCTTGGATTTACCCTCGATTTTCATTTGGCACATATCCTGAGCTGGGTTCTTACCATACTGGGGCTTTTAATCGGTTATTTCACGGCCAAAGCGCTGAACCTTGCTGCTACCGCTCAGTGGGCTCTGCTTCCCTTTATTTCTTTCATTAGTTTGGCACAATATCCCGATTTTATCATTTTCTACAGCGAAATCACCTCCATTTTAGTCCTCAACGCCTCGGTCTATTTATTAGCCCACTGGAATCAAAAAAAAGGATTTCAAGCGAGTGAATTAGTGATTTTTGGGATTCTTCTTGGCATGATTCCACTGTGTAAACTCCAAGCCCTACCGATGGCTTTTGTCATTGGCGTTTATGCTTGTGCCCAATTGTTCTTGTACCAACGTTCCAAACTCTTATCCCATTTTCTTTACTTAACGCTGGGATTTGTGGGTTTGTGGGCTGTTTGGTGCCTTTTTCTTGCCAAAAACGACGTCTTAGATGACTTTTACACGTATTACATCGAGGCCAATTTAGCCTATAAAGACAACCTTGCTGGCAGTGTTGTAAAACGAAGTAAGTTCGTTAACTTCTTCCGCCTCCCTTGGGTTATTATCAATAAAGGATGCGGGTTTGAGTGGCTTCTCTATCCCTTCATGCTGCTTTCTTTGGTGGCTGGTCTTGTAATAATCATCAAAAAGCGCATACGTAACGGCATTTCACTTGACGCTTATTTCTGGGTGATGTTGGGTGGGTATTTGTTAATGGCCAACTTAGCTATCTCCCGAACGGGCAGTTTTTACGAGCACTACTTTCATTACTTATTTTTGCCCTTTTTGCTGTTATTTAGCCTTTTTTTAAAACACCTTCCATCTCAAAGCAAATGGGTGATGGTTTCGACCCAACTGGCTTTTTTTGTGCTTTTTATTAGCAATACGGTGCATAACAGGCCCACCAATAAATTTACTTCTACGCCACGCCCTACCGATGTTATTCGAGCAAAAATTGCTCATCAAATTCTCCAGTATGGGAAATCAGGTCAATACCTGGCTGTGTGGGGATGGTCGTGCGATTTATACGTAGCCACCCAAATGCCCCAAGGGGTAAACGAAAATCATACGACTCGTAGCGGGTTGTACCATTCCTATCAAAAACACTATTATCAACGGTATTTGCGCGATTTGAAACGAAATCAGCCCGCTATTTTTGTGGATGCTGTCACTCCAAGAACCATTTGGATGGATAACCCCAAAAAATATGGGCACCATAATTATCCCGAATTGGCCGAATTTATTGCCCAAAATTACCTACTTAGGGCTGAAGTTGAGGGAGTAAAAATTTATGCACATAAATAACAAAACAACCATTAACAATTGATAAACAGTCTATTACATTTGATAAAGTCAAAATTTTCAATACCAAGTTTCAATAGATGTCCATCCTAAAAAATGAGAGATTTCGACCAGTTATACGGGAGATGCTTCGGTTAAATTTTGAAGAAATTTTCAAAATATTCGGTATTTCACCGAAATACAAAATAAATTTGTGTGTTTGAAGTAGCTAATATGCCTAGCGCACCTTATTAACTGCTGAAATAACTAACCACCTTACTACCTAACTTATGATTAAAAAAATAGCAGTCTTTACCTCTGGTGGCGACGCCCCTGGTATGAACGCGTGTATTCGCGCTGTGGTTCGAAGCGCCATCTATTATGGTATCGAAGTATATGGCATCCGACGCGGATACAACGGCATGATTGCCGGTGACATTTATCAGATGACTTCTCATTCTGTTAGCAATATTATTCAACGAGGTGGTACCATCCTCAAATCGGCTAGAAGCAAAGAGTTCATGACCAAAGAAGGCCGTCAAAAAGCCTACGATCAAATTCAAAAATTTGGCATTGAAGGACTGGTAGCCATTGGTGGTAATGGAACTTTTACGGGGGCAACTATCTTTTTTGACGAGTACGGTATCCCGACAGTTGGTGCCCCTGGAACCATTGACAACGACCTCTACGGAACAGACCATACCATCGGTTACGATACGGCAGTAAATACGGCTTTGGAAGCCATTGATAAAATTCGTGATACGGCAGACTCGCACGACCGCGTGTTTTTTATCGAAGTAATGGGCCGCGACTCTGGCTACATTGCTATCCAATGCGGCATTGCTGGCGGGGCCGAAATTGTAATGGTTCCTGAAGTACTCACCCCAATCTCGGAAGTGGTAGAAACCCTCAAACAAGGCTGGAATCGCTCAAAATCTTCTTCAATCATTGTCGTAGCTGAAGGAGACGAAGAAGGAAACGCCGCCGAAGTAGCCGATAAAATCAAGGCACGTTTGGAAGTTGATATGGACATTCGGGTAACCACCCTCGGTCACATTCAGCGGGGAGGTATTCCTACCGCTTACGACCGTATCTTGGCCAGTCGCCTTGGATTGGGTGCCGTTGAAGGACTCATGAACGGCCAGAAAAATATGATGGTGGGAATCATCAACAACGAACTGGTATATACACCTTTCCGTGACACCATTCGATTGCCAAAACCAATCAACGAAGACATGTTGCGAATGGTAAAAATCTTGAGTACCTAATACATTTCATTCTACATCTGGTGGTGTCATCCGACTCCCCAGATGTATTATTTTTCTTCTACAAGTATCCCATTACTTTATAGATGGTGTAGCCAACCATTTCGTGCCAAACGAAATAAAACGCAACGAGCGCTTCTTCCGAAGGGAAAAACTTGTCAATCCAGATGTCGTAATTCTCTTGCAGAAAGTGGGCAGGAGAAGGCACTACCTCTACCCCCGCTTTTCGGAAACATCCCAGCGCCCTTGGCGTATGAAATGCCGAAGTAATGACGACACATTTGTTAGTTCCTAACTGTTCTTTCAGGATTTTTGCCGTGTAAGCGGCATTGTCACGCGTGTTGCGCGCCATGGGTTCTTGAATAATATCTTCGGCAGGTACACCCGAATAAATCAAGTATTGTCGAATACCGTCGTTTTCGGAAGTAGTATGTTTATTGGTCAAAAATGAACCTTCTCCTCCGCTGATGATAATTTTTTTAATTTTTCCCAATCGGTACAATTCAAAAGCCTGCGTAGCACGGTCACCGCTTTTACCTAACCACACTTGCTTTGTTTGGTAATCATACTTTTTGATGATGCCGCCCGTCAACACAGCCCCCACTTGGTACTCACTTGAAATCGCCCGAGAAGGCGTCTCCCATGCCTTCAAAAGTTCATTTACCAAAATAGGACTACTCATCAAATACAAAAAAAAGAGGGATAATCCAGTAATCCAACGGCTTCGGGTACGGTTTTTGAGAAACATTGCATAAACAATAGCGATGGAAACCATTGTCAGAGGCATTAATAATACGTCAAATGTCTTGGAGAGAATATAAAACATAAACAGGGTTGTAAATCGAACGCTAAAAACGCAAAAATTTCGTTTAAGTAACTAAAAATAATTACGCTATTTTTGGGATTACAATAAAATAAAATCAACATGAAATTTACGAGTACGCTTTTCTTTCTGCTTCTCTGCGTCTTCTACGGCGTGAATGGACAAAGTAATTATCGAATTGAAGGACAAGTGAAGAATTTTAAAAGTGGTGATTGTATCTTGGCAAACTACTATGGAACGCAGATTTATGCCAAAGACACTGCCAAAATTGACCCCAACGGAAAGTTTGTTTTTGAAGGTGAAAAACCGCTATTGGGTGGTGTTTACGAAATCGTTTTTCCTGACCGCAAAAACTTATTTCGTGTATTAATCACTGATGACCAACAATTTAGCTTCCAATGCGATACCACTGATCTGATTTCAAGTACTAAGTTTTCTGGTAGCCGCGACAACGAGCTTTTTTATCAGTTTCAAAAGTTTATGCGGGAAAAAGACAACCAGTATAAGCAATTGAAAGACAGCAAACTCCCCGAAACCGATAAGCGGTACAAAGATTTACAAGAGCAACGCAAAGCTTTTTATGATAAATTTATGAGTGACAACGAGGGCACTTTTACGGTAAAATTGTTCAAAACGTCGGCTGACCCCGAAATTCCGCCCGCTCCCAAAAAAGCCAACGGGAAGGTGGACTCTTTGTGGATGTTTAACTATTACAAAGCCCACTTTTGGGATAGTTTTGACTTTGCCGATGAACGAATGATTCAGACACCCTTCCTTGAACAAAAACTCAAACGTTATTTCCAGGATTTGACGATTCAGTCGGAAGATTCTATTACCAAAGAAGCTGATTTTGTCGTTGGCAAGGCGATTGCGGGTAAGAAAAAGGACATTATTTCCTATTGTATTTGGTATATCACTAACCAGTATGAAAACGCCAAAATTGTGGGAACCGAAGGCGTATTTGTCCACATGGGCGAAA contains:
- a CDS encoding TlpA family protein disulfide reductase, producing the protein MKFTSTLFFLLLCVFYGVNGQSNYRIEGQVKNFKSGDCILANYYGTQIYAKDTAKIDPNGKFVFEGEKPLLGGVYEIVFPDRKNLFRVLITDDQQFSFQCDTTDLISSTKFSGSRDNELFYQFQKFMREKDNQYKQLKDSKLPETDKRYKDLQEQRKAFYDKFMSDNEGTFTVKLFKTSADPEIPPAPKKANGKVDSLWMFNYYKAHFWDSFDFADERMIQTPFLEQKLKRYFQDLTIQSEDSITKEADFVVGKAIAGKKKDIISYCIWYITNQYENAKIVGTEGVFVHMGEKYYLTGIMPVSDTSTLKNVRDRIKVLKPLLVNKVIPDIGVMSYRAADRLEYIHGVKADYQVLFFYSPTCGHCRESAPKLKALQEKLYSQGVELMTISVDGSEDEWRKFIKEFKLENLINGYGLVASRQVVYRNDYDVFSTPTIYILDKSKKIIARRLGVEDIEPFLNVYKNQIAQEQKKSSSK
- the pfkA gene encoding 6-phosphofructokinase, with protein sequence MKKIAVFTSGGDAPGMNACIRAVVRSAIYYGIEVYGIRRGYNGMIAGDIYQMTSHSVSNIIQRGGTILKSARSKEFMTKEGRQKAYDQIQKFGIEGLVAIGGNGTFTGATIFFDEYGIPTVGAPGTIDNDLYGTDHTIGYDTAVNTALEAIDKIRDTADSHDRVFFIEVMGRDSGYIAIQCGIAGGAEIVMVPEVLTPISEVVETLKQGWNRSKSSSIIVVAEGDEEGNAAEVADKIKARLEVDMDIRVTTLGHIQRGGIPTAYDRILASRLGLGAVEGLMNGQKNMMVGIINNELVYTPFRDTIRLPKPINEDMLRMVKILST
- a CDS encoding DUF4394 domain-containing protein; translated protein: MTYPPKSRLLLSAMAALIAVFVFNACQDHRMAPNPQTLPDAPFYALTSSNQLLALNVRATNAPTATVSITGLMQGERILAIDFRPATGQLYGVSDGSRIYVINQMTGMARAIGSAPFTPALSGSMIALDFNPTVDRIRLVTETGQNLRLHPETGATVAVDGNINGVAGAMVAAGAYTNNKAGVTTTVLYDIDPASDRLYRQDPPNNGTLAEVGSLGLNITAVGGFDIAPDGNAIASVTFGGNTELQQVNLMTGRMQKLGDLPSNVIGIAIPTEPTAYAVDNTNNLHIFNPMNPMPITKAITGLQSGEMVLGIDFRPANGQLYALGSTSRLYTINTSNGAATAVGAGPFASTLSGTDFGFDFNPTVDRIRVVSNTGQNLRLHPDTGVTVAVDGNINPGTPSVTASAYTNNFATASTTTLYNIETTGGNAMLYTQIPPNNGTLVPVGSLGIQAESGNGFDIGGMSGMAYALLRSGGTTRVYAINLTTGAATGGAAIPGNPMLKGMALGLGF
- a CDS encoding YdcF family protein; protein product: MFYILSKTFDVLLMPLTMVSIAIVYAMFLKNRTRSRWITGLSLFFLYLMSSPILVNELLKAWETPSRAISSEYQVGAVLTGGIIKKYDYQTKQVWLGKSGDRATQAFELYRLGKIKKIIISGGEGSFLTNKHTTSENDGIRQYLIYSGVPAEDIIQEPMARNTRDNAAYTAKILKEQLGTNKCVVITSAFHTPRALGCFRKAGVEVVPSPAHFLQENYDIWIDKFFPSEEALVAFYFVWHEMVGYTIYKVMGYL